Part of the Intestinibacillus sp. Marseille-P6563 genome is shown below.
ACACTAATACGACCAAAAGCAACCCCGAAGTCTGATATTTTGACCATTTTTTCATAACAATCCCGTTCCTTCCCTTGTCTCAATTCCTTATTTTTATTATACTGCATTTTTGTGGAAAGGATAAGGCTTTTCGCAGGCCAAATATCGCCAAACTTTCGGTTTCTTTTCTATACACAATGACTCGAATCGTAGGATTCCTGCAAAAAAAGCGGAGAGGTTTTGCCTCTCCGCTTTTTGTTTTAGATGGTTTCCACGTGCAGTGCCCCATCCTGCACCGATACATGCGCGCCGACGATCGCATGATCGTACGATTCGATCAGCTTGGCAGCCAGCGCATTTTCCACTTCCTTTTCGATCAGGCGGCGCAGGTTGCGCGCACCAAACTTGATCGAATACGACTTGTCGACCAGGTACTTGGTCAGGCTGTCGTCCCAGGTCAGGCGGATGTTCCGCTCGGCGAGGTTGCCTGCCAGATCGCCCAGCAGGATGCCTGCAATACGGGCAAAATCGTCCTCGGTCAGCTGGTTGAAGGCAATGATCTCGTCGATGCGGTTGAGGAACTCCGGCCGCATCAAATCTTCGAGCGCCTTCATCGCCTTGTCCTTGCCCTGCTCGCTGGCAGTCTTGCCAAAGCCGAGCGAGGTGGTCTTGCTGCCGCTGCCCGCGTTGGAGGTCATGATGATGACCGTATTTTCAAAGTTGACCATACGGCCATGGGCGTCGGTCAGGCGGCCGTCGTCCAAAATTTGCAGCAGGATGTTGAGCACATCAGGATGGGCCTTTTCGATCTCGTCCATGAGGATGACCGAATATGGACGGCGGCGGATCTTTTCGGTGAGCTGTCCGGCCTCATCGTACCCAACATAGCCCGGAGGCGAACCGATCAGGCGCGCCACGGTGTGCTTTTCCATGTATTCGGACATATCCAGCCGGATGAGCGATTCCGGGGTGTCGAACAGGTCGGTCGCGAGCGTCTTGACCAGCTCGGTCTTTCCCACGCCGGTGGGGCCCACGAACAGGAAGGATACCGGCTTTTTCTTGGGGCTGATGCCGGCCCGGCTGCGGCGGATGGCATCCGCGATTGCGTGGATGGCTTCATCCTGCCCGATGACGCGCTGCTTGAGCCGGTCTTCCATACCGGTCAGGCGCTCCATCTCCTGTGCCTGAATCTTGCTGGCCGGGATATTGGTCCACAGCTCAATGACCGACGCCAGATTTTCCAAATCGAGCACCGGACGCGGGGTGGATTCGGCTTCGTGCAGGCGGTTTTCCAGCTGAATCTCCTGCGAACGCAGTTCGGCAATGCGGGCATACCGCTGGTCAAGCTGTTCGCTGGTTAGGGTCTCCCCCTCGGGCGCATCGGCCGACATGAGGTTTTCCCGCTCCTGTGTGACCGTTTTCAGTTCGTCCTTAAGGTCGGCTGCCAACGACAGCATCTCGTTTTTGAGGTTCAAATCCGAGCACGCTTCGTCGATCAGGTCAATGGCCTTATCGGGCAAAAAGCGGTCGGTGATATACCGTTCGGACAGCTGCACCGCCTGTCGGCACATCTCATCCGGGATGGTGACAAAGTGGAAATCCTCATAATAGCTTTTGACACCCTGGAGGATGTCGGTAGCATCGGCCAGCGACGGCTCTTCGACCGAAACCGGCTGGAAGCGGCGTTCGAGCGCCGAATCCTTTTCGATATACTTGCGATATTCGTTGAAGGTGGTCGCACCGATGACCTGAATCTCACCGCGCGACAGGGCGGGCTTCAAAATGTTGGCGGCATTCATCGAGCCTTCCGAATCGCCGGCGCCCACGATGTTGTGTACCTCGTCGATGACCAGGATGATGTTGCCCAGTCGCTTGACTTCATCAATCAGGCCCTTCATGCGGCTTTCAAACTGACCGCGGAACTGGGTGCCTGCCACCAGGGCGGTCAGGTCCAGCAGATGGATTTCCTTATCGCGCAGCTTATACGGCACTTTGCCCTGTGCAATGCGCAGCGCCAGGCCTTCGGCCACGGCCGTCTTACCGACGCCCGGTTCGCCGATCAGGCAGGGATTGTTCTTCTGCCGGCGATTTAAAATCTGGATGACGCGCTCGGTCTCCCGCTCACGTCCGACGATGCGGTCAATGCGGCCATCGCGCGCCTTACCGGTCAAATCTTCGCAATAGGTGCTCAGGAA
Proteins encoded:
- a CDS encoding ATP-dependent Clp protease ATP-binding subunit, translated to MNMPMCSRCGKNVAVVFITKIDQNNNSTQEGLCLKCAKEMGLKPIDNLMEQMGITDADLDALAGEISAFGDLSGLVPAGNDGEEQDAPHDRADDEDEEKNSMPLPFQIFHPEKKESSGSESKRKKEPKRDKKRKFLSTYCEDLTGKARDGRIDRIVGRERETERVIQILNRRQKNNPCLIGEPGVGKTAVAEGLALRIAQGKVPYKLRDKEIHLLDLTALVAGTQFRGQFESRMKGLIDEVKRLGNIILVIDEVHNIVGAGDSEGSMNAANILKPALSRGEIQVIGATTFNEYRKYIEKDSALERRFQPVSVEEPSLADATDILQGVKSYYEDFHFVTIPDEMCRQAVQLSERYITDRFLPDKAIDLIDEACSDLNLKNEMLSLAADLKDELKTVTQERENLMSADAPEGETLTSEQLDQRYARIAELRSQEIQLENRLHEAESTPRPVLDLENLASVIELWTNIPASKIQAQEMERLTGMEDRLKQRVIGQDEAIHAIADAIRRSRAGISPKKKPVSFLFVGPTGVGKTELVKTLATDLFDTPESLIRLDMSEYMEKHTVARLIGSPPGYVGYDEAGQLTEKIRRRPYSVILMDEIEKAHPDVLNILLQILDDGRLTDAHGRMVNFENTVIIMTSNAGSGSKTTSLGFGKTASEQGKDKAMKALEDLMRPEFLNRIDEIIAFNQLTEDDFARIAGILLGDLAGNLAERNIRLTWDDSLTKYLVDKSYSIKFGARNLRRLIEKEVENALAAKLIESYDHAIVGAHVSVQDGALHVETI